A region of the Ignavibacteriota bacterium genome:
TCTCAAACTTTTTTATTTACTTCCCATTGCCTTTGTCACATGGTACGGGGGGAGAACTCCCGGTTTGCTTATCGTTGCCCTTTGTCTTCTCGTCTGGCAAGTGAATCTTCAACTCTGGGAAGCGAATTCACTCGGCATGATTTTGTGGAGTTCCGTTGAACGAGCAGCCATTTTTTCCGGCGTTGTGTTTATGCTTGATTATATCCGCCAACACTTCCACTCACAATTACATCACGCAGAAGAACGTTATACGAAAATAGTTGAAAGCGCGATCGAGGGAATCATCGCTGTTGACGGAACAAACATCATCAAGTATGTCAACGCGCCCGCGGCAACTTTGCTTGGTTTTGCTCCGCATGAAATTCTTGGAAAGAATATTTCGACGTTTGTTCGCGATGAAACTTCCCGTTCTCAGTTGATGCAGCGACTTCATCAGCCTTTGAACGAACGACAGCCGTTTGAAATTCAAATATATGCTTCAAGCGCGGTTCCCCGGTGGGTTCTTGTCGATGCAACCCCGTCGGTGAATAATCAAACCGGAACAACTGAATACGTCCTCCTGCTTATTGACATTACCGACAGAAAAAAAACGGAAGAAGAATTACAACGACGCTACGAACAAATTTCCGCGATGCAACGTCTCTCGTTTGGACTTGCACAATCGCTTCAACTCGACCAACGATTACAAAACGCACTCTCGGTCGTCCTGGAAGTTACACGATTCGACGCGGGAATTATTTATCTCGTTGACGAAGCGCGTAAAGATTTAATCGTACAATTTTCTCACGGACTCTCTCCCGGGTTTCTTGAACAAGTCCGCCGCTGGGAAATAGGAAAAGGAAACACGGGCTTGGCGGCAAAAACCGGCTTGCCTATTTTTATAGATGATGCGAACCATGATTTAATGTTTGACCCGAAACTCCGCGCTATGGAAAACATCCGTGGATTTGCAACACTTCCCCTTGTTTCGAAAGGGCGTTTGCTTGGGGTTTTAAGCATAATTCATCGTCAACCGTTTCCGTTTTCAGATGAACTGAAACTGATGTTGCAAACATTTGGCAAGCAAATCGGTGTTGCCTTAGAGAACGCGACCCTGTATGAATCTGCCCGTGAACGCGAGCAGGAACTACGCGAGATGTCTCACGCAATGGTACGCTTACAAGAGGAAGAACGCAAGCGTTTCGCACGGGAAATCCACGACGGGTTGAGCCAGGTGTTAACAATGTTGAAGATTAATACCGAACTGACGATAAAAAGTTTTGACGCAGAACAGGAAAAAGCAATGACCTATTTACAGGAGGTCCTAACACTTGCCAATGAAGCCGAGGCAGAAGCGAAACATCTTGCAAACGACCTTCGTCCGACCATTCTCGATGATTTCGGATTGAAAGCGGCAATCAAACTTCACTCGGCGAATTTTGAACGGCGGACGGGCATTGCCATTGACCTCCATCTTCCCTTTTATGAAGCACGGTTCGATTCGATGATTGAGACGAGTCTTTTCCGCATCGTTCAGGAATTACTCGCGAATGTTGCCAAACACGCGAACGCGACAAAAGTGACAATTCAGTTTCTTATCCGTGATGGTGTGCTTGCACTTATTGTTGCAGATAACGGAAAAGGATTTGTCCGGCGCGAACACGTGCAGGATGCCGACGGGGTTCACCATGGTTTACGAAACATGCGAGAGCGCGTGGAATTCTTC
Encoded here:
- a CDS encoding PAS domain S-box protein, producing the protein MFSRTYLLALGIILTLIVGIASHFAGPNISLKLFYLLPIAFVTWYGGRTPGLLIVALCLLVWQVNLQLWEANSLGMILWSSVERAAIFSGVVFMLDYIRQHFHSQLHHAEERYTKIVESAIEGIIAVDGTNIIKYVNAPAATLLGFAPHEILGKNISTFVRDETSRSQLMQRLHQPLNERQPFEIQIYASSAVPRWVLVDATPSVNNQTGTTEYVLLLIDITDRKKTEEELQRRYEQISAMQRLSFGLAQSLQLDQRLQNALSVVLEVTRFDAGIIYLVDEARKDLIVQFSHGLSPGFLEQVRRWEIGKGNTGLAAKTGLPIFIDDANHDLMFDPKLRAMENIRGFATLPLVSKGRLLGVLSIIHRQPFPFSDELKLMLQTFGKQIGVALENATLYESAREREQELREMSHAMVRLQEEERKRFAREIHDGLSQVLTMLKINTELTIKSFDAEQEKAMTYLQEVLTLANEAEAEAKHLANDLRPTILDDFGLKAAIKLHSANFERRTGIAIDLHLPFYEARFDSMIETSLFRIVQELLANVAKHANATKVTIQFLIRDGVLALIVADNGKGFVRREHVQDADGVHHGLRNMRERVEFFGGTFRVESAPHHGTEIMIEIPLRNNTVIPELLSPNTSPHKAIH